One window of Sphingobacteriales bacterium genomic DNA carries:
- a CDS encoding TolC family protein encodes MKYSLLTTLILSFCLLQIRAQDTTRISLDKLLQQVEANYPSIIQYQYNIQSIQAKADGAKSWMPPTLSTGIMRFPYNLSMISEKNDPMNQAGVTFSFEQMIPNSSKLNANKSYINSLAEIEKSKSEWTKNELRREAKILYYNRFVAEKKQLILKESEEILKLLITTSEEKFSYNQSQLQTIYKAKARLAELNNMLLMLDGSISESNIGLNILMVRDVNTAFQIDTLITPQNYSVSLSDTGSISNRSDINALNKYIQSMKLEQHVMKLGVRPDFGVRAEHMQMFGMPSQWSVMGMLTLPIVPWASKMYRSETKSIDFQIRSMEQEKQTMELMAKRMLSEKLAMLSYESAQYQSYTKNIIPAYENNLQANLLAYKHKTGDFFVLLDAWEMLLMKKLEAYDKLFNILKLEAEYEFEKEIK; translated from the coding sequence ATGAAATATTCACTGCTTACTACTCTTATTCTTTCATTCTGCCTGCTCCAAATTCGAGCACAGGACACCACCCGCATTTCATTAGACAAATTACTTCAACAGGTAGAAGCCAACTACCCGTCCATCATTCAGTATCAATACAACATTCAATCTATTCAGGCAAAAGCTGACGGTGCAAAATCTTGGATGCCGCCCACCTTATCCACAGGCATCATGCGTTTCCCTTACAACTTGTCTATGATAAGTGAGAAGAACGACCCTATGAACCAGGCAGGTGTTACATTCTCTTTTGAACAAATGATACCCAATTCAAGCAAACTAAATGCAAATAAAAGTTACATCAACTCATTAGCTGAAATTGAAAAATCAAAAAGTGAATGGACAAAAAACGAGTTAAGACGCGAAGCAAAAATTCTTTATTACAACCGTTTTGTTGCCGAGAAAAAACAACTTATCCTGAAAGAAAGCGAAGAAATATTAAAACTACTTATCACAACTTCCGAAGAAAAATTCAGCTACAATCAATCACAATTGCAAACCATTTACAAAGCAAAAGCCCGTTTAGCCGAACTCAACAACATGTTATTGATGCTTGACGGCTCCATTTCAGAAAGCAACATCGGCTTAAATATTCTTATGGTGCGCGATGTAAACACCGCTTTCCAAATTGATACGCTTATTACTCCCCAAAATTATTCAGTTAGTCTTTCAGATACCGGAAGCATTTCCAACCGAAGTGACATTAACGCTCTCAACAAATACATACAATCTATGAAACTGGAACAGCATGTAATGAAATTAGGTGTGCGCCCTGATTTCGGTGTTCGTGCTGAGCACATGCAAATGTTCGGAATGCCCAGTCAATGGTCTGTTATGGGAATGTTGACACTTCCGATTGTTCCTTGGGCTTCAAAAATGTATCGCTCCGAAACAAAATCCATTGACTTTCAAATCCGGTCTATGGAACAGGAAAAGCAAACAATGGAACTGATGGCAAAAAGAATGTTATCGGAAAAACTTGCCATGCTCAGTTATGAAAGCGCACAATATCAGAGCTATACCAAAAATATTATCCCGGCTTATGAAAACAACCTGCAAGCCAACTTGCTTGCTTACAAGCATAAAACAGGTGACTTTTTTGTCTTGCTCGATGCTTGGGAAATGCTCTTGATGAAAAAATTAGAAGCGTATGACAAACTGTTTAACATCTTAAAATTAGAAGCCGAATATGAATTCGAGAAAGAAATTAAATAG
- a CDS encoding efflux RND transporter periplasmic adaptor subunit, whose protein sequence is MALLFLFSIVSSCKNDEEQHQHQNEHSQHGDTVYSCPMHPEIVSDKPGNCPICKMKLEPVEEELVQTISPNKQVLSNQSTVKLQANNKGSKLKAEGYIIPAQNRNQSVAARFGGRIEKLYIKFSNQYVKQGDKIMDIYSPSLRTFKEEHLFLMKLKAESYLLEKSREKLRLLGITENQIEQLEKNGTVDLTIAVYCPANGYVFFEEQLPQQNSETKNAVSMNNMGMQQSTGNQNSFAASISQFREGVYVNEGQTLFIVNDLQEVWAIVSVANQYVNQIYENQTVELIAENNLSISLKGKVVLKEHTFEEANQRFARVRIALPNSNNSLKINSLVTAQFYLSDSKNLQVPASAVYKTGLHAYVWVKTDTTKSGTGIFQARKIIIGTSNNGMISISSGLSSEEEIAKEAGLMIDSETFLSED, encoded by the coding sequence ATGGCTTTGTTGTTCCTTTTTTCAATAGTATCTTCCTGCAAAAACGATGAAGAACAACATCAGCACCAAAACGAACATTCACAGCATGGCGATACAGTTTATTCCTGCCCAATGCATCCTGAAATTGTAAGTGATAAACCGGGCAATTGTCCCATTTGCAAAATGAAATTAGAACCGGTAGAAGAAGAATTGGTGCAAACCATTTCACCTAACAAGCAGGTTTTGTCTAATCAGTCAACTGTAAAACTCCAAGCGAACAACAAAGGAAGTAAATTAAAAGCAGAGGGGTATATCATACCTGCTCAAAACCGTAACCAATCTGTTGCGGCACGTTTTGGAGGAAGAATTGAAAAACTTTATATCAAGTTCAGCAATCAATATGTAAAGCAAGGCGACAAAATCATGGACATATACAGCCCATCGCTACGCACTTTTAAGGAGGAACATTTATTTCTAATGAAATTAAAAGCTGAAAGTTACTTACTGGAAAAATCAAGAGAGAAACTTCGTTTGCTGGGAATTACCGAAAATCAAATTGAGCAGTTAGAAAAAAACGGGACAGTGGATTTAACCATTGCTGTTTACTGTCCTGCTAACGGCTATGTATTTTTTGAAGAGCAATTACCACAACAAAACTCAGAAACTAAAAATGCTGTATCCATGAACAATATGGGAATGCAGCAAAGCACAGGTAATCAAAATTCCTTTGCTGCGTCTATTTCACAATTTCGTGAAGGTGTATATGTCAACGAAGGACAAACACTTTTCATCGTAAACGATTTACAGGAAGTTTGGGCAATTGTATCTGTTGCCAATCAATATGTAAATCAAATATACGAAAATCAAACTGTTGAATTAATAGCTGAGAACAATCTTTCGATTTCACTGAAAGGCAAGGTTGTATTGAAAGAACATACCTTCGAGGAAGCCAATCAGCGTTTTGCAAGAGTTAGAATTGCGTTGCCCAATTCAAATAATTCGCTGAAAATAAATTCGCTTGTTACCGCACAGTTTTATTTATCTGATAGCAAAAACTTACAAGTTCCTGCATCAGCAGTTTACAAAACAGGTTTACATGCGTATGTGTGGGTAAAGACTGATACCACAAAAAGCGGCACCGGAATTTTTCAGGCACGGAAAATAATTATTGGAACAAGTAATAATGGAATGATAAGTATTTCAAGCGGACTTTCATCTGAAGAGGAAATTGCAAAAGAGGCGGGTTTGATGATAGACAGCGAAACATTTTTAAGCGAGGATTAA
- a CDS encoding efflux RND transporter periplasmic adaptor subunit, whose product MKQILISTILFSILIVSGCNNSHENHQETSGTYYTCPMHPTVKSSTPGSCPVCNMSLIKVEKNENEHVGHQGNFITIDLRKQKLAGIKTDTVRLRTITNLSTIIGTVAIDEEQVKTISSRAKGRIEKLFVKNTGVYTKSGIPLYSIYSEQLQADEKEYLTLFEKSKTLGVTTQLTKELAEAAKNKLLLWGLTEEQISDLEKSGNTSPLITFFSPVEGYVTEVSITEGMYVEEGSPLLKITSLNQVWVEAQIYSNEVSKLAENKYFQVFSESNPKVVFTGKLAYSNPVIEDGKRIYLLKIRVNNSGGKLIPGTLVSVIPQKSSSDVLAVPKSALLLEKMQTIWMLAHDNTFEQRMVKTGNENNYWIEIESGIKEGEIVVTEGAYLISSEFILKSGASQQHEH is encoded by the coding sequence ATGAAGCAAATATTAATTTCAACCATCTTGTTCTCAATTCTTATTGTTTCGGGTTGTAACAACAGCCACGAAAATCATCAGGAAACATCCGGCACTTACTACACATGCCCCATGCACCCAACCGTAAAGAGCAGCACTCCGGGTTCATGCCCTGTTTGCAATATGTCATTAATCAAAGTTGAAAAAAACGAAAACGAACATGTAGGGCATCAGGGCAACTTTATCACCATTGACCTACGCAAACAAAAATTAGCAGGAATAAAAACCGATACCGTCAGGTTGAGAACAATCACAAACCTATCAACCATTATAGGAACAGTTGCCATTGATGAAGAACAAGTAAAAACTATCAGCAGTCGTGCAAAGGGCCGCATTGAAAAGTTGTTTGTAAAAAATACAGGAGTATATACCAAAAGTGGCATACCGCTATACAGTATTTACAGCGAACAACTGCAAGCCGATGAAAAAGAATATCTGACGTTATTTGAAAAATCTAAAACTCTTGGTGTAACAACACAACTCACTAAAGAGTTGGCAGAAGCAGCAAAAAATAAATTACTACTTTGGGGCTTAACCGAAGAACAAATTTCAGATTTAGAAAAATCGGGCAACACAAGTCCCCTGATAACTTTTTTTTCGCCCGTAGAAGGATATGTTACAGAAGTAAGCATAACCGAAGGAATGTATGTAGAGGAAGGCAGCCCGCTATTAAAAATCACTTCGCTCAATCAAGTTTGGGTAGAAGCGCAAATCTATTCCAATGAAGTTTCAAAATTAGCAGAAAATAAATACTTTCAGGTATTCAGCGAAAGCAATCCCAAAGTAGTTTTCACGGGAAAATTAGCTTATAGCAATCCGGTAATTGAAGACGGTAAAAGAATTTATCTGCTCAAAATAAGGGTGAATAATTCGGGTGGCAAACTCATCCCCGGAACTTTGGTTTCTGTTATTCCCCAAAAATCATCTTCTGATGTTTTGGCAGTTCCAAAATCAGCCCTGCTGTTAGAAAAAATGCAAACCATTTGGATGTTGGCGCACGACAACACTTTTGAGCAGCGAATGGTAAAAACAGGCAATGAAAATAACTACTGGATTGAAATTGAGTCAGGCATAAAAGAAGGTGAGATAGTAGTTACAGAAGGCGCATATTTAATCAGCAGCGAGTTTATCTTAAAAAGCGGAGCGAGTCAACAGCATGAGCATTGA
- a CDS encoding diacylglycerol kinase family lipid kinase, with amino-acid sequence MVLNLTKKRVLFIVNPIAGISKKIRIPELIGAHIDTGLYDYRIAYTQFAGHAVFLAQEAVADGFDMVVAVGGDGSVNEVGSQLVNTSVALGIIPLGSGNGLATKLKIPLQQIEAIKLLNKGQISAIDVGLINQRCFFSCAGIGYSANVAARFAGRRNRGVVGYALTIASGLPAYHPTNCRLVCNDTTYSPSAFDITFNNSGQFGYGLGLTPSSKLNDGLLELTVVRTFPLYLILWVVFLFLIGRLHKSRLFQAIETNHAFIKCPHAVQAQIDGDPAMIDQNFEITVQKQALQVMMP; translated from the coding sequence ATGGTTCTCAATCTCACTAAAAAACGGGTTTTGTTTATTGTCAATCCCATTGCCGGAATTAGTAAAAAAATAAGGATCCCGGAACTGATTGGAGCACATATTGACACAGGATTGTATGACTATCGAATTGCCTACACTCAGTTTGCCGGTCATGCTGTGTTTTTAGCTCAGGAAGCCGTTGCGGATGGATTTGATATGGTCGTTGCCGTGGGAGGAGATGGGTCCGTCAATGAAGTGGGTTCGCAGTTAGTGAATACATCGGTGGCTTTGGGTATCATTCCTTTAGGTTCAGGAAATGGGTTGGCAACAAAACTGAAAATCCCTCTTCAGCAAATAGAAGCCATAAAATTGCTCAATAAAGGACAAATTTCTGCAATTGATGTGGGTTTAATCAATCAACGATGCTTTTTCAGTTGTGCCGGAATCGGATATTCTGCCAATGTCGCTGCCCGGTTTGCAGGACGAAGAAACAGAGGTGTTGTAGGGTATGCGCTGACAATCGCATCAGGCCTGCCAGCATATCATCCAACTAATTGCCGGTTAGTTTGTAATGACACGACTTATTCTCCTTCGGCTTTTGATATTACCTTCAACAATTCGGGACAATTCGGATACGGGTTGGGATTGACCCCATCTTCAAAGTTAAATGACGGATTGCTGGAATTAACGGTTGTGCGTACTTTCCCCTTATATCTGATACTATGGGTCGTATTTTTATTCCTAATCGGAAGGTTACACAAAAGCCGGCTTTTCCAGGCTATTGAAACCAATCATGCATTTATAAAATGTCCACACGCTGTTCAGGCTCAGATAGACGGTGACCCTGCCATGATTGACCAAAATTTTGAAATCACAGTCCAAAAACAGGCCTTGCAAGTGATGATGCCTTAA
- a CDS encoding PorV/PorQ family protein yields MTFFKSLLLSAFLLIVFSHNTLQSQTIRTYSNEFLSLGVGARGLGMGNAQAASVSDVTSGFWNPSGLAQLTGTQVAAMHAEWFAGIAKYDYAGAAFPINDRKRFLGFTAIRFGVDDIPNTLFLIEPDGNINYDNITTFSAADYALLMSYAQQVKKISIGGSVKVIHRRVGSFATAWGFGLDLGLKYSINNRFTLGVMLKDATTTVNTWGFNFTPEEKQKLELTDNVIPVNSVELTGQRLILGGAYRQPFGQSKISLLTELNFDITFDGKRNTLIKSDPVSIDPHAGIELEYNNLIFLRGGINNIQEFRNDTNGETFTSLQPNVGLGIKIKEVRIDYAFTGLNRVSDGIYSHIISLMIDFGKHNKTSTTTTD; encoded by the coding sequence ATGACCTTTTTCAAAAGTCTGCTTCTTTCTGCTTTCTTGCTGATCGTTTTTTCCCATAATACATTACAGTCTCAAACTATTCGCACCTACAGTAACGAATTTTTATCTTTAGGTGTCGGTGCACGGGGATTAGGAATGGGTAACGCACAAGCCGCATCGGTTAGTGATGTTACTTCCGGTTTTTGGAATCCCTCAGGTTTGGCACAGCTTACCGGAACACAAGTGGCGGCAATGCACGCAGAATGGTTTGCCGGCATCGCAAAATACGACTATGCCGGTGCTGCTTTTCCAATCAATGACCGGAAACGTTTTTTAGGTTTTACAGCCATCCGATTTGGCGTTGACGATATCCCCAATACTTTGTTTCTTATTGAACCGGATGGGAATATCAATTATGACAATATTACTACTTTTTCGGCAGCCGACTATGCCCTGCTAATGTCTTATGCCCAACAAGTCAAAAAAATCAGCATTGGCGGTAGTGTAAAAGTTATTCATCGCCGCGTAGGTAGTTTTGCAACTGCCTGGGGGTTTGGGTTAGATCTTGGCTTAAAGTACTCCATTAACAATCGCTTTACTTTAGGCGTTATGCTCAAAGATGCCACTACGACAGTAAATACCTGGGGATTTAACTTTACCCCGGAAGAAAAACAAAAATTAGAACTAACCGACAACGTCATCCCGGTTAACTCGGTTGAACTGACCGGACAGCGCTTAATTCTGGGAGGTGCTTACAGGCAACCTTTCGGTCAGAGCAAAATATCGTTACTGACCGAATTGAATTTTGATATAACTTTTGATGGCAAACGCAATACCCTGATAAAAAGCGATCCTGTCAGTATTGACCCTCATGCCGGTATAGAGTTAGAATATAACAACCTGATTTTCCTGCGGGGTGGTATTAACAATATACAGGAGTTTAGAAATGATACCAATGGCGAAACCTTTACAAGCTTGCAACCCAATGTGGGTTTAGGCATAAAAATTAAAGAAGTCCGAATAGACTACGCTTTTACAGGGCTAAACCGAGTATCAGATGGCATCTATTCGCATATTATTTCCCTGATGATTGACTTTGGGAAACACAACAAAACCAGCACAACGACAACTGACTGA